Genomic segment of Pararhodobacter zhoushanensis:
GGCCGCTGCGGCGCTGAAATGCATGGGCGGGCAGATGTATGGTCGTCTCATGTTCCGCAACGACGACGAGCGGGGCCGCGCTGCCAAGGCCGGGATCACCGATCTGGACCGCATCTATACCCGCGACGAGCTGGTGACGGCGGATGTGATCTTTTCGGCGACCGGCGTGACCACCGGCAATATCGTGCATGGCATCAAGCGCGAGCCGGGCTGGCTGACCACCGAGACGATCTTGATGCGCTCGAAAACCGGGTCGGTGCGGCGCATGAGCTACCGCACGCCCGTCAAGTAAGCCTCAGCGCGCCAGCCGGTACAGCACCGGCATGGCCGCTGTGCGATTGGCGGCGAAATGCGCGAGCACATAGGCGCGAAAGCTGCGCTTGAAGATCAGCGCGGGCAGGATGTCGGACAGCCCCTCCCATCGGCAGTGATTGACGAGGGGCCAGTCCGGCGCCTGCCCCGCTTGCGGTTGCAGGACGGTGGAATTGTCGAGGCCGGTCTGGTCGGTGAACCAGCCGGCCGTGTAATTCCACACCGCGAGGTTCTGGTCGAGGTCTTCGGCGGTGAACCAGTTGAACAGGAACACCCCTTGCCGCGCGTGATCGACCGGGCCGATATGGCGGATGTTGGTCGCGCTGAACGCCGCCTGCCGCCGGGCGAGCGGGGCCGTGGCCGCCAGCAGCGCCTGACAGTCATCGCTGGCTTGCAGGGTTTGCGCCGCCTCGGGCGTTGCAGTTTCCACCAACAGCACCAGATCAAACCGCGCCGGGCGGATCTGCGGGCGCCGGCGCAGGTAGGCACCGCGCCCGGGCGGGATCACCAGCGCGATGAAGACATGGGCGTCGGGCTGGCGGGCCGCGAAGGCGCGTAGGCGTTCGGTCGCCTGACGCTTGGCGGCTGAGGCGAGGCCGAACAGGAACGGCGGCCTGTGGTCGATCTCCAACGCCAGCACCAGATAGCCCGCGCCGGTGACCGGCTGCAGCGTCACTTGTGGGAACTGCCCTGCCCCTTCGAGCAGAACAAGGTCTTGCGAAACGGATTGGGTCATGCGAGCTTCTCCTGTGCTTGTTACACTATGTGCTATCTACACATATAAAGGTCAACCCATGTTCGACTACACCCAGTCCCTCGGCCACTGGATCAACCGCGCCGGTTTCGCCCTGCGCGCCCATCTGCGCGACCGGCTGGCGGCGCAGGGTATCGCGCTGACGCCCGAGGAATGGTCGCTCATGATGGTGCTGTGGCGCGACGGGCCGCGCGGGATGAATGAGCTGGCGGCGATCACCCTGCGCGACCGCACCACGGTGACGCGGCTGGTGGACCGGATGGTCGCCAAGGATCTCCTGCGCCGCGAAACGCCCGAGGGTGACCGCCGCGCCGTGCGCATCGCCCCGACCGAGGCGGGCGCGGCGCTGGAGGGGCCAGTGCTGGCGGTGGTCGGTGGCGTGCTGGCGGAGGCGGCGGGCGGACTGGACCCGGCGCAGCTGGCGGCAACGCGCGACCTGTTGCAACGGTTGGTCGCCAATCTGGATGGCGCGGCGTGAGGGGCTATCCGCTGGTGCTTGGCCGCCCACAGCCCTATCGTGCGCGCAAAAGGACGGCTTTCTGACGATGGACACCCAAACCGACATCGCTGCCTATCTGGGCGTCACCGCCTCGTTCACCGGACGGCGCTGGGTTGGTCCCGGCGTCGAGCTGGAACGGCAGGCCGAAGCCCTCACGCAGGCAACGCGGCTGCCGATGGCGCTGTGTGCGGTGCTGGCGCGGCGCCAGGTCGCGGCGGAAGGCGTCGACGACTACCTCGCCCCCAGCCTGCGCGCGCTGCTGCCCGATCCGCTGCTGATGCGCGATATGGATGTGGCGGCGGACCGGCTGCTGGCGGCGCTGAAAGCGCGCGAAAAGATCGCGGTGTTTGCCGATTATGACGTGGATGGCGGCACCTCGGCGGCGCTGCTGCTGACGTGGCTGCGCGCGTTGGGGCATGACGCGACGCTCTATATCCCGGACCGGATTGATGAAGGCTACGGGCCGAATGAGCCCGCAATGGAGGCACTGGCGCGCGATCATACGCTGATCATCTGCGTCGACTGCGGCACGCTCTCGCACGGGCCGATTGCGGCGGCCAAGGGTGCGGATGTGGTCGTCGTGGATCACCACCTAGGCAGCGAGACCCTGCCGCCGGCGCTGGCCGTTGTGAACCCCAACCGGCAGGACGAATCGGGCGATCTGGGGCATCTGTGCGCGGCGGGCGTGGTGTTCCTGCTGCTGGTCGAGGCGAACCGGCGGCTGCGCAACAACGGCGTGCAAGGCCCTGATCTGATGAGCTATCTCGATCTGGTGGCGCTGGCGACGGTGGCCGATGTGGCACCGCTGATCGGGGTGAACCGCGCCTTTGTGCGTCAGGGGCTCAAGGTCATGGCCAAGCGCGGCCGCCCCGGTCTGGTGGCGCTGTCGGATGTGGGGCGGATCGATTCGGCGCCGACGCCCTATCATCTTGGCTTTGTGCTGGGCCCCCGTGTGAACGCGGGCGGGCGGATTGGGGCGGCGGATCTGGGGGCGCGGCTGTTGTCCACCACCGACCCGATGGAGGCACAGCGCATCGCGGCGCGGCTCGATGCGTTGAACGACGAGCGCCGGGCGATTGAAGCGGCGGTGCGCGAAGAAGCCATGGCGCAGGCCGAGGCGCGCGGCATGGATGGCCCACTGGTCTGGGCTGCGGCCGAAGGCTGGCACCCCGGCGTGATCGGCATCGTCGCGGCGCGGTTGAAAGAGGCCACCAACCGCCCCGCCGTGGTCATCGCGCTGGATGGCGGTAAGGGCAAGGGCTCGGGCCGGTCGGTGGCGGGGGTCGATCTGGGCGCGGCGATCCAGCGGCTGGCGTCCGAGGGGCTGCTGATCAAGGGCGGCGGGCACCGGATGGCCGCCGGGCTGACGCTGGCGCAGGACCAGCTGGAACCGGCGATGGCGCGGCTGGGTGAGTTGCTGGCGCGGCAGGGTGCCGGTGTCGGCGGCGCGGGTGATCTGCGCGTGGATGGGCTGCTGATGCCGGGCGCGGCGACGGTCGAGCTGATCGAGTCGCTGGAACAGGCCGGGCCCTTCGGGCAGGCCGCCCCTGCCCCGCGCTTTGCCTTCCCGTCGATGATGATTCTCGACGCGCGCAAGATCGGCACCAATCATCTGAAGCTGCGCTTTGGCGAGCCTGCCGGGCCTGCGTTGGAAGCGATTGCCTTTGGCGCTTTTGACGGCCCGCTGGGACCGGCGCTTGAACGGCGCGGGCCGGGCCGTGTTCATCTGGCGGGCAAGGTCGAAGTGAACAGCTGGGGCGGGCGCAACCGCGTGCAGCTGCGCCTGGACGACGCTGCAAGTGCTTGAAATGCCTTTGTATCAAGGGCTTTGCGCGTCACGCCGGCTGCGCTGTCATGCAACGGTAAAAAAACACGCGGCGGGGCAAAAAACCCTCTTGCGCCCACCGCAGCGCTGGCCTAAATACCGCCTCACACCGGAGGCAAACAGCTGAAAAGCAACGCAGACGGTGAGACAGTGGCCCGTTCGTCTATCGGTTAGGACGCTAGGTTTTCAACCTAGAAAGAGGGGTTCGACTCCCTACGGGCTGCCACGTCTTCCTCAAAGATCAGCGGAAGTTCAGCGCCTTAGCCCCCGGCTTTGGCGCTTTTTGGTTTGCGTGCGGCGCGGGTTTGCCCGGCGCGGGCACGTCAGGCACACCAAAACGGGCGGCGCTGGGGAAGCGCCGCCCGTGGTCATTCTGCCCGCAGGGTCAGGCGTCGGCGTCTGCCCGGGTGGTGACGAAACCCGGAAAGCCGTTGGCAACCTCGTCGGCGCACATCTCGCGGTATTTGTTCAGCCCGCCCGCAAAGATCGGGAAAAAGCGCGGTTTGCCAGCTATGTTGGTGCCGGTGTACCAGGTGTTGGCCTTGGGCATCAGCGATTGCTCGGCGATGGCGACGACCGTGTGCATATAAGCAGATTCGGCCTCGGGCCGGGGTTCGATGCCGGGCAGCGCGTGGGCGCGCAGGTGGTCGATGCAGTCGCAGATCCAGTCGGCATTCTGCTCGTTCAACAACACGAAATTGGCCAATGCCGAGGGACCGTTGGCCCCGGCGATCATGAAGAGATTGGGAAAGCCCGCCATCATCAACCCCAGATAGGACTGCGCCCCGCCCGCCCATTTCTCGCGCAGGCTGCGCCCGTCGCGGCCGGTGATATCGACGGCCATCATTGCGCCGGTCAGCCCGTCATAGCCGGTCGCGCCGATGATCACGTCCAGGTCGATATGCGCGGTGGCGGTGCGGATACCGGTAGCGGTGATTTCCTGAATCGGATCGGTCAGGCAATCGACAAGGGTGACGTTGTCGCGGTTGAAGGTCTCGTAATAGCCGCTGTCCAGACAGGGGCGGCGGGCAAAGATCGGATAGCCGTGGGGGGTCAGGGTCGCAGCCGTTTCCGGGTCGTGGACGGTTTCCGCGATCTTGCGGCGGACGAAATCGGCAACGATATCATTGGCCTGCTGGTTGAACAGCAGATCCGAGAAGAGGCCGAGGAACTCGAGCCCACCCCGGTCCCACGCGTCTGACATCAAACGCTCGCGCTCGGCCACGGACACGCTGAACAGCGGGCGGCTGGTGATGGCGCGCACGCCCCCGGTGAACGAGTTGCGGGCCAGGGCACGCAGTTGGGGGTAATGTTCCTTGATCTGGGCAACATAACCGGCGTCCAGCTTGCGGTTGCGCATCGGCAGGGTGAAGCTGGGGGTGCGCTGGAACACGGTCAGCGCCTGCGCCTGCTGCGCGACGACCGGCACGATCTGGATCCCCGTCGAGCCGGTGCCGATGACGCCGACGCGCTTGCCTGCGAAATCGACGGTGTGGTGGGGCCAGCGGCCCGAGAGATACAGCTCGCCGCCAAAGCGCTCTGCTCCGGGCACGTCGATGCCCTTGGGGACGGACAGCGGGCCGGTGGCCATGACCAGATAGGTGACCTCGAAGACCTCGCCGCCCTCGGTCTCGACCCGCCACAGCGCGCGGGCGTCATCATAGCGCATCGTCGTGGCGCGGGTGTTGAACAGCACGTCGCGGCGCAGGTCCAGTTTGTCGGCGACATAATTGGCATAGGCCAGAATTTCGGGCTGGGCGGCGAATTGCTCGGACCAGGTCCAGTCCTGCATGATCTCGTTCGAGAAGGAATAGCAGTAGTCGATGCTCATCACGTCGCAGCGCGCGCCCGGATAGCGGTTCCAGTACCACACGCCGCCGACGTTATCGCCCGCCTCGATCGCACGCACCGACAGCCCCATACCGCGTGCCTTGTGCAGCATGTACATGCCGCCAAAGCCCTGCCCGATGATCAGCATGTCGAGCGGCGTTGCGCCCCCGGTTTGCCCGCCTGTGTTGGTCATTGTCCGCCCCTTGATCGCTGTTTCCTCTCTTCGCTAGGGGCTGGGGCGGGTGCGGGCAACACAAGCGGGCTGCGGGCTCGCAACATCACATCCGTGAAGTTGCAGGGGCGGAAAACAATGCGATTTCAGCGCATAAGCCAAGGGCCCCGGCAGGGTTCTCTGCCGGGGCCTTGCTGTGCAAGGGGTCTGCAATCAGCGGCGCGCGCGCAGGCGGATCAGGAGCCCGCGCACAAAGCCCACCACCCCCGTTGGCATGAAGAACACCATGATCAGCAGGAACCCCGCGTAGATCGCCGAGGTGGCGGATTGCGAGACCTGCTCGGCCAGATTGGGCACGAACTGGATGAACACCGCCCCCACCAACGGCCCCAGAATGGTCCCTGCCCCGCCGACCATGACCGCGACCAGAAGCAGGATCGATTTCATCAGATCGAAGCTGTCGGGCGAGACATATTCGGTGATCAGCGTATAGAGCGCGCCTGCCAGCCCGGTGAGCAGGCAGCTGAGCGCGAAGGTGGCCAGCTTGGTGCGCGTGACATTCACCCCCATCGAGGCGGCGGCGATCTGGTTCTCCTTCACCGCGATGATCGCGCGGCCCATGCGGCTGCGAAACAGCGCGGCGGTGCCAAAGAAGGCGGCCAGCACCACGGCAAGCACGAGGTAGAACACGAAGACCTCGCGCGACAGCGGCAGCCAGTCGGGCACGGGCGAGTTGAACACCATCACCCCCTGCACGCCGCCGGTCCATGTCTCGATGCTGCGGTGTTTCAGGATCTGCGGCATGGCCAGTGCCAGCGCGAAGGTGGCCAGCGCCAGATGGTGCCCCTTGAGCCGCAGCGAGGGCCAGCCAAAGAGCACACCGAAGGCCAGACAGACCGCACCCGCGATCACCAGCGCAGGCAACCAAGGCAGCGCAAAGCTGTCCATGCCGACGGCCGCGACATAGGCGCCGATGGCAAAGACCGCGCCGTGGCCAAGCGACAATTGCCCGCCGAAGCCGACGACGATGTTGAGCCCCATCACCGCCAGCGCCATGCACAACACCATGGTCATCTGGAACAGAAAGAAGCCTTTGACCAGCAGCGGCAGGGCGACAAGCAGCGCGATCGCCGCGACGATCAGCAGCGCGCCAAGGCGACGCGAGAAAGAGTTCGGGGTTTGCATCTCAGACCCTCGTTGCGGTTTTGCGGCCGAGCAGGCCCTGTGGCATCAGCATCAGCACGGCCACGATGATCAGCAGCGCCAGCGAAAGTTTCATGTCGTTGCCCACCACATAGGCCCCGGCGAGGTTTTCGATCACGCCGATCACGATGCCGCCGACAATCGCCCCCCAGGGGCTGTCGAGCCCGCCCAGCAGCGCGGCGGCAAAGGCGTAGATCAGCACGCCGATCATCATGTTGGGGTCCAGAAACACGATGGGCGCGACCAGCAGCGCGGCCACCGCACCGACGGCGGCGGCGATGCCCCAGCCCAGCGTCAGCAGCCAGTCGACCGGCACCCCGCTGAGCCGGGCCGAGACCGGATTATCCGCCGTCGCGCGCATGGCAAGGCCAAGGCTGGTGTGCGACAGGAACATGTAGAGCAGGCCTGCGATGACCACGACGGTCAGGATGCTGCCGACTTCATGGGCGCTCAGGAAGGGGACGACCGACGAGCTGCCCGCGCCAAAGATTGACGGGAACGCCTTGAGATCATGGCCAAAGATCCAGCCCGACAGGGAGTTTATGCCGATAAAGAGCGCGATGCAGGCGACGACAAAGGTCGTCGCCGACGCGTTGTGAAAGCGGCGGATCACCACCCGTTCGATCACCATGCCCGACACAAAGGCAAAGAGCACCGCCCCGACAGCGGCCAGCCACAGCGGCAGGCCAAGGCCCACGGCGAACAGCGCGACATAGGCCGAGAAGGTTGCCATTTCGCCTTGGGCGAAATTGACGTGGCGGGTGGTTTTGTAGATCAGCACCAGCGCCACCGCGAGGCAGGCATAGATGCTGCCGATCGCGATGCCCGAGAGTGTCAGTTGGATGACTTGTTGCATGGCGTCTCAGCTCCCCAGATAGGCGCGGCGGATGTCGTCATTGCCGAGGAACTCGGCGCTGGGGCCGCTGCGTGCGACCTGCCCGTGTTCGATCAGGATGGCGCGTTCGGACATCGACAGCGCCTGATGGACGTTCTGCTCGACCAGCAGGATCGACAGGCCTTCGGTGCGGTTGATGTCGGCGATGATGGTGAACAATTCGCGCACGATGAGCGGGGCCAGCCCAAAGGACGGCTCGTCCAGCATCAACAGGCGCGGCCCCTGCATCAGCGCGCGGCCGATGGCCAGCATCTGCTGCTCGCCGCCCGAGAGCGTCCCGGCCTGCTGCTGGCGGCGCTGCTTGAGCTTGGGGAAGTGGCTGTAGATCCGTTCGATCCCGGCGGCCCGGGCGGCGCGGCCGCGTTGCAGATAGCCACCGACCAGAAGATTATCCTCGACGCTCAAGCCCGCCAGCGTGCCGCGCCCGTCGGGCACATGCGCGATGCCGCGCGCGGCGATGCGGTTGGTGGCAAGGCGGGTGATCGGGCTGCCGTCGAACAGGATGTCGCCCGTGGTCGTGCAAAGCCCGCTGATGGCGCGCAGCAAGGTGGTCTTGCCCGCCCCGTTGGCCCCGATCAGCGCAGTGATCTGGCCTTTGGGGATCTGCACCGCAATATCGCGCAGCACGGTAACCGGGCCATAGCCTGCGCCCAGCGCGCGGGTTTCAAGGAGCATGTCAGACATCGGGGGCCCCCAGATAGGCCTGCACGACGGCGTCAGAGCCCTGCACCTGCGCAGGGGTTCCGTCAGCGATCTTGCGGCCAAAGTTGATGGCGACGACCTGCTCGGCCACGCGCATGATCAGGTCGAGATGGTGCTCGACCAGCAGCACGCTGACGCCGAACGCATCGCGCATTGTCAGGATGAAGGCACGCAGATCCTCGACGCCTTCGTGGTTCAGACCGGCGGCGGGTTCATCCAGCAGCAAAAGCTTGGGCTGCATGACCAGCGCACGGGCAAATTCGACCCGCTTTTGCGCGCCGAAATTCAACTGGCTGACCAGCGTGTCGGCCTGATGCGCGATGCCCAGCCGCTCCAGCGTTTCCAGCGCGGCCTTGCGGCCTGCGGCCTCATCGCGGCGCGCGCGCGGCAGGCCCAGCATGGCGGTGACAAAGCCGCTGCGCATGCGGACCTGATTGCCGACCAGCACGTTCTCCAGCACCGACATGCCCGGAAACAGCGCGATGTTCTGGAAGGTGCGCCCGATGCCCAGCGCCGCCATTCGGTGCTGCGGCAGGGACAGGATGTCGGTGCCATCAAAGCGGATGCGCCCCGCGCTGGGGCTGTAGATCCGCGAAAGCACATTGAAAAGCGAGGTCTTGCCCGCCCCGTTCGGCCCGATGATGCCGCAAATCTGGCGCGGGGCGACGCGAAAGGAAATATCGTCGAGGGCTGTGATCCCGCCAAACGTGAGCGAGATCCCCTCGACACTCAGCAAGGCCTCTGGTTTCAGCAGGGCCTCTGGCCGGCTGGTGTCGGTCATGGATTGTCCCCGGGTTTGAAAAACATGCGGGGCGGCATGGCGTTGGTCCGCCGCCCCGCAGGATCAGAATTCGACAACGTCGCCGAAGAGATCGTAGCTCTGGCCGTTGAACCGCTCGAGCTGGATGCCGCGGATCATCTGATAGTTGTCGGGGCTGGTGGCCAGCGGGATACCGGGCAGCATCAGCGGCGCATCGACCGTGGACAGGTTGCGGGCCACATCGAGGATGTTCTGCCGTGTCAGGGTATCGCCCGCCTCGCGCAGGATCTGCAGCAGCACATGGCCGGTGTTATAGCCGCTGATCACCGAGCCGTTGGTGGGTTCGGCATCGGGGTAGTATCCTTCGATCGTGTCCATGTAATCGCGATAGGCCTGCGTCTGCTGGAAGGCTTCGTCCGAAGCATCCTGCTGCGTGGCGCTGGTGATGATCCCGGTCGAGATCTCGACCCCTGCCGGCACCAGCGAGGTCTGGATCACGCTGGCGACCGACCCCATGTAGCGCGCGGGCGTCCAGCCCAGATCGGCGGCCTTGCGGATCGCCTGCGCAACCGCGCGCGGCACGCCGAACAGCATCAGCGTATCGGCCCCCGTCGCCTGCAGGCTGACGATCTGGCCATCGACCGAGGGGTCCACCACTTCAAAGCTGAGCGCGCTGGCGATGGTCGCGCCGGTGCCTTCGATCCCGCGCTCGACCCCGTGCAGGTATTCGCGGCCCAGATCGTCGTTCTGATACAGCACGGCTATCGACGCCGTGGGATTCTCGGCCACGGCGTTCTGCGCGAAGGCATAGCCTTCCAGCCCATAGGGCGACAGCAGGCCTGACACGGTCCACGGGTACGTCTGCGGGTCGTTCCAGCGGGTGCCCCCGGCCAGCAACAACAGATGGGGCACCTCGCGCTGGTTCAGGTAGCGCTGAATGGCAATGTTATGCGCCGATCCGACGGGGGCCGCGATGAACAGCACTTCATCGCGCTCGACCAGACGGCGGGTCTGCTCCATCGTGCGCGCCGGGTTATAGGCGTCATCATAGCTGATGAAGTTGATCTGACGGCCGTTGATCCCGCCCTCGGCATTGGCGCGGGCGATGACGGCGGCAATCATGCGGCCATTGACCGCAAAGACCGAGGCCGGGCCGGAATAGGGCATGGTGTTGCCGATGCGGATCTCGGTGTCCGAGGCACCGGGGCCGTATTGCGCCTGCGCCAGCGCCGGGCTGGCTGCCATGGCGAGCATCGCAAGAGCCCCTAGCGTGTTCTTGATGGTCATGGTCATTTCCTCCCTGTTGTGGCCCGTGCAGGCCGGTCGTTCCGCGCCAGACGCCCAAGCGGCACGGGTCAGCGGGCTGACCGGGGTTGCTGGGGGCTGGTGTCGTCTCCTCGGCCCGGAGTATTGCGACGGCTTGGCGGCTTGCCAATTTGGGGCGGCGACAATCACACTTATGATTGCACCCTGCGTCCGCACCGCTCGGCGCGATATCCCATGCGTGATATGGCGCGGTCCCCGGCCAAAATGCTTGAGTCCCCTGCCCCCGCGGGCCGATCCACACGCAAGCCCCGCTGCGTGGCGGGCGAGACGAGGGAGGCTTCATGACCATCCGTATTGACCTGCATTCGCCGCAAACGGCGTTGCTGGGCGAAAGCCCGCTGTGGGATGTCGCGCGCCAGCGCCTGTGGTGGGTGGATGCGCGCGCGGCCTCGATCCGCTGCGCCGCTGCTGACGGCAGGGTGCTCAGCGACTGGACGATGCCGGGGCAAGTGGGCAGCATCGGGCTCGCGCAGGGCGGGCTGATCGCGGCGCTTGAGGACGGGTTTTACCACATCGACGGTCAGACCGGTGCCGCGCAACGCGTGGCCCGCGTGACGCCCCCCGCGCCGGGCCTGCGCCTGAACGACGGCAAGGCCGACCGCGACGGACGGTTTGTGAGCGGGCACATGCACCCCACCGGCGGCACGGCGGGTGAGCTTTGGCAACTGGGTCTGGACGGGCGCGTGACGCAGCTGGAGACCGGTCTGGGCATCACCAACGCGCTGTGTGTCTCGCCCGATGGCCACCAGCTTTATCTGGCGGATCTCGATGGACGGGGTGATCCGGCGCTATGACTATGACGGCGCGGCCGGGCGGCTGACGAACCGGGTCGATCTGATCGACTGCCGCGCGCAGGGATCGGGACCGGACGGCGCGACGGTGGACAGCGAGGGGCGGCTGTGGGTGGCGCTGGTGCTGGCGCACAAGATCGCCTGCTATGCGCCCGATGGCACCCTGCTGCAGCTGATCGACAGCCCGGTGCAGTATCCCTCGTGCCCGGCCTTCGGCGGCGCGGCGATGGACACGCTCTTTGTCACCACCATCGCGCATTCCGGTCACAGCCTGATCAGCACAAGCGCTCACGCGGGCCGCATCATGGCGATCCGGGGCCTTGGGGCCACGGGTCTGCCCGAAGCGGTCTGGCACCCCACCCCCAAGGAGCCGCGCCATGGAGCTGAGCCTCGACGCCAAAGACACCGCCTTTCGTGACGAAGTGCGGGAGTTCTTCAGCACCGGCGTGCCCGAAAGCTGGCGCGACCGTGTGCGTGCCGGGCTGCGCCTGTCACCTGACGAGCTGACCGGCTACCAGCAACGGCTGGCCGCGCGCGGTTGGGGCGCACCGACTTGGCCGGTTGAATACGGCGGCACCGGCTGGACGCCAACGCAGCTGTGCGTCTTCTGGTCCGAAGCCGCGCGTGCCGATGCGCCGCATCAGTTCCATCAAGGGCTGGAGCTGATCGGGCCGATCATCTTCTCATACGGGTCGGCCGCGCAGAAGGACACCTACCTGCCGCGCATCATTCAGGCGCAGGACTGGTGGTGTCAGGGCTATTCCGAACCCGGTGCCGGGTCGGATCTGGCCAGCCTGCGCGCGCGCGCCGACCGCGACGGCGATGACTATGTGCTCAACGGCCAGAAGACATGGACCAGCTACGCGCATGTCGCCTCGCAAGTGTTCCTGCTGGCGCGCACCTCGCACGAGGCACGGCGACAGCAGGGGATTTCGCTGATCCTCGCGCCGATGGACACCCCCGGTTTCCGTATCAATCCCATCGCCACGATGGATGAGAAATACCACACCAACGAGCTGTTCATGGACAACGCCCGCGTCCCGGTCGCCAACCGTGTCGGGGACGAAGGGCGCGGATGGGAATATGGCAAGGTGCTGCTGGACCGCGAGCGGATGGTGGCGGCGGCGAATGTGATCTTTCTGGGCCAGATCGTGCGCGGCATCACCGACGCGGCGCGGCGGCGGAAGATCCGGGGTCGCGCCCTGGCCGAAGATCCGGGGTTTGCGGCCAAGCTGGCGCAGTTCACGGTCGAACTGACGACACTGCAGGCGATGGTGCTGCGGTTGCTCGACGACATGACACGCGGCGCGGATCTCGGGGCCGCGTGGCTCGATGGTCAAACTGCGCTGGTCGCAGCTCTATCAGGCGGGCACCGCCCTGTGGGTCGAGGCCTTGGGACCCGAGGCCGCGCAGTTCGCCGCGTTGGACGGGGCCACCGTGCCCGCCGACATGCCCGCCGCGCTGCAGGGCGCGCTCTATGCGCGGGTGACGTCGATCTATGGCGGGTCCAGCGAGATCCAGCACAACATCATCGCGCGCCGCGCGCTGGGTCTTTGAGGGGGTGCTATGGAACTGACTTTCAACAGCGAACAGATCATGCTGGCCGACAGCGTGGATCGCTATGGGCTGGACAAATGGCCCGCCATCAACCGCCACAAGCTGCTGGCCGGGGCACAGGACGGCTTCCGGACGCGCTGGCGCGAGATGGCCGAACTTGGCTGGACCCTGTTGCCCATCACCGAGGAAGACGGCGGGCTGGGCGGTAGCGCGGTCGATGTCATGGCGCTGGCCGAGGGGCTGGGCCGTCACCTGATCGCGGTGCCCTATGTCACCAGCTGTATCTCGGTGCCCGCGCTGATCGGTGGGGTGCCCGGGGGCGAGGATC
This window contains:
- a CDS encoding MarR family winged helix-turn-helix transcriptional regulator, producing the protein MFDYTQSLGHWINRAGFALRAHLRDRLAAQGIALTPEEWSLMMVLWRDGPRGMNELAAITLRDRTTVTRLVDRMVAKDLLRRETPEGDRRAVRIAPTEAGAALEGPVLAVVGGVLAEAAGGLDPAQLAATRDLLQRLVANLDGAA
- the recJ gene encoding single-stranded-DNA-specific exonuclease RecJ, producing MDTQTDIAAYLGVTASFTGRRWVGPGVELERQAEALTQATRLPMALCAVLARRQVAAEGVDDYLAPSLRALLPDPLLMRDMDVAADRLLAALKAREKIAVFADYDVDGGTSAALLLTWLRALGHDATLYIPDRIDEGYGPNEPAMEALARDHTLIICVDCGTLSHGPIAAAKGADVVVVDHHLGSETLPPALAVVNPNRQDESGDLGHLCAAGVVFLLLVEANRRLRNNGVQGPDLMSYLDLVALATVADVAPLIGVNRAFVRQGLKVMAKRGRPGLVALSDVGRIDSAPTPYHLGFVLGPRVNAGGRIGAADLGARLLSTTDPMEAQRIAARLDALNDERRAIEAAVREEAMAQAEARGMDGPLVWAAAEGWHPGVIGIVAARLKEATNRPAVVIALDGGKGKGSGRSVAGVDLGAAIQRLASEGLLIKGGGHRMAAGLTLAQDQLEPAMARLGELLARQGAGVGGAGDLRVDGLLMPGAATVELIESLEQAGPFGQAAPAPRFAFPSMMILDARKIGTNHLKLRFGEPAGPALEAIAFGAFDGPLGPALERRGPGRVHLAGKVEVNSWGGRNRVQLRLDDAASA
- a CDS encoding flavin-containing monooxygenase; protein product: MTNTGGQTGGATPLDMLIIGQGFGGMYMLHKARGMGLSVRAIEAGDNVGGVWYWNRYPGARCDVMSIDYCYSFSNEIMQDWTWSEQFAAQPEILAYANYVADKLDLRRDVLFNTRATTMRYDDARALWRVETEGGEVFEVTYLVMATGPLSVPKGIDVPGAERFGGELYLSGRWPHHTVDFAGKRVGVIGTGSTGIQIVPVVAQQAQALTVFQRTPSFTLPMRNRKLDAGYVAQIKEHYPQLRALARNSFTGGVRAITSRPLFSVSVAERERLMSDAWDRGGLEFLGLFSDLLFNQQANDIVADFVRRKIAETVHDPETAATLTPHGYPIFARRPCLDSGYYETFNRDNVTLVDCLTDPIQEITATGIRTATAHIDLDVIIGATGYDGLTGAMMAVDITGRDGRSLREKWAGGAQSYLGLMMAGFPNLFMIAGANGPSALANFVLLNEQNADWICDCIDHLRAHALPGIEPRPEAESAYMHTVVAIAEQSLMPKANTWYTGTNIAGKPRFFPIFAGGLNKYREMCADEVANGFPGFVTTRADADA
- a CDS encoding branched-chain amino acid ABC transporter permease — its product is MQTPNSFSRRLGALLIVAAIALLVALPLLVKGFFLFQMTMVLCMALAVMGLNIVVGFGGQLSLGHGAVFAIGAYVAAVGMDSFALPWLPALVIAGAVCLAFGVLFGWPSLRLKGHHLALATFALALAMPQILKHRSIETWTGGVQGVMVFNSPVPDWLPLSREVFVFYLVLAVVLAAFFGTAALFRSRMGRAIIAVKENQIAAASMGVNVTRTKLATFALSCLLTGLAGALYTLITEYVSPDSFDLMKSILLLVAVMVGGAGTILGPLVGAVFIQFVPNLAEQVSQSATSAIYAGFLLIMVFFMPTGVVGFVRGLLIRLRARR
- a CDS encoding branched-chain amino acid ABC transporter permease translates to MQQVIQLTLSGIAIGSIYACLAVALVLIYKTTRHVNFAQGEMATFSAYVALFAVGLGLPLWLAAVGAVLFAFVSGMVIERVVIRRFHNASATTFVVACIALFIGINSLSGWIFGHDLKAFPSIFGAGSSSVVPFLSAHEVGSILTVVVIAGLLYMFLSHTSLGLAMRATADNPVSARLSGVPVDWLLTLGWGIAAAVGAVAALLVAPIVFLDPNMMIGVLIYAFAAALLGGLDSPWGAIVGGIVIGVIENLAGAYVVGNDMKLSLALLIIVAVLMLMPQGLLGRKTATRV
- a CDS encoding ABC transporter ATP-binding protein, coding for MSDMLLETRALGAGYGPVTVLRDIAVQIPKGQITALIGANGAGKTTLLRAISGLCTTTGDILFDGSPITRLATNRIAARGIAHVPDGRGTLAGLSVEDNLLVGGYLQRGRAARAAGIERIYSHFPKLKQRRQQQAGTLSGGEQQMLAIGRALMQGPRLLMLDEPSFGLAPLIVRELFTIIADINRTEGLSILLVEQNVHQALSMSERAILIEHGQVARSGPSAEFLGNDDIRRAYLGS
- a CDS encoding ABC transporter ATP-binding protein, giving the protein MTDTSRPEALLKPEALLSVEGISLTFGGITALDDISFRVAPRQICGIIGPNGAGKTSLFNVLSRIYSPSAGRIRFDGTDILSLPQHRMAALGIGRTFQNIALFPGMSVLENVLVGNQVRMRSGFVTAMLGLPRARRDEAAGRKAALETLERLGIAHQADTLVSQLNFGAQKRVEFARALVMQPKLLLLDEPAAGLNHEGVEDLRAFILTMRDAFGVSVLLVEHHLDLIMRVAEQVVAINFGRKIADGTPAQVQGSDAVVQAYLGAPDV